In a single window of the Cupriavidus sp. P-10 genome:
- a CDS encoding phage integrase N-terminal domain-containing protein, with protein MKIDIFADLMRLVERNRDGSYATRAARREVLAQVAHDLKDMGFRTLPATGLKPKHVAALVERWKASGIVVGTMKNRMSHVRWWAEKVGKQNCVPRTNAESGIGRRRYVTNISKALVLTSGDLEKIADERLRCSVELQQAFGLRREECLKFQAKYALAGLTADVVQEIHLGPTWCKGGRARAIPITDEHQRAVLARATAFCESGSMIPKDLKYVDQLHRYKSAVEKAGLSKLHGLRHAYAQRRYQQLTGWPAPAAGGPVSAELTQQQRAVDRSARLQVSGELGHNREEITAVYLGR; from the coding sequence ATGAAGATCGATATATTTGCTGACCTAATGCGCCTGGTTGAGCGCAATCGTGATGGCTCGTATGCGACCCGAGCGGCCCGCAGGGAAGTGCTCGCACAGGTGGCTCATGACCTTAAAGATATGGGCTTCCGGACGCTTCCCGCTACCGGGTTGAAGCCAAAACATGTTGCCGCGTTGGTTGAGCGCTGGAAGGCCTCCGGTATTGTTGTGGGCACCATGAAAAACCGTATGTCACATGTGCGGTGGTGGGCAGAGAAGGTTGGCAAGCAAAATTGCGTCCCACGCACCAATGCCGAGTCGGGTATTGGTAGGCGCCGCTATGTCACCAACATTTCGAAGGCACTGGTGCTCACGTCGGGGGATCTTGAGAAGATTGCCGACGAGCGTCTGCGCTGTTCTGTCGAGTTGCAGCAGGCCTTTGGCCTGCGTCGAGAGGAGTGCCTCAAGTTTCAGGCGAAATATGCGCTGGCAGGTCTGACGGCGGATGTAGTGCAGGAGATTCACCTCGGGCCAACGTGGTGTAAGGGAGGTCGGGCACGCGCTATACCTATCACCGATGAGCATCAGCGGGCCGTACTTGCGCGTGCGACTGCCTTCTGTGAAAGCGGGTCGATGATTCCTAAGGATCTCAAGTATGTCGATCAGCTTCATCGCTATAAGTCGGCGGTTGAAAAGGCTGGCCTGTCGAAGTTACATGGACTTCGGCATGCGTATGCACAGCGTCGTTACCAGCAGCTCACTGGCTGGCCAGCTCCTGCCGCAGGTGGCCCAGTTTCAGCAGAGCTCACGCAGCAACAGCGGGCTGTAGATCGTTCAGCGCGACTGCAGGTTTCAGGAGAGCTCGGTCACAATCGCGAGGAGATTACTGCCGTTTATCTGGGCCGCTAA
- a CDS encoding LysR family transcriptional regulator — translation MSKAPSAPASPNRIDRLRIRHLRLLDLVARSGSLTAAGEALHISQPAVTKMLQELEQAFGCRLIERTTRGGRLTTAGERALERLRVVLGAIDAASEALQASPEVPLVRLGMLPLVGVEVLPKVVALLRSHGTLPRLAVREHTVGGLTALLGDGELDCVIGRLQKEDVDQLQAQLHITPLRDEYLAVACAPDHVLARRRDITLADLHAGPWILPPRGTHTRDVFEQPFLNAGQLPPTPHIESASFHSNLAMTAAGGFLTVAPASALAPYVAMSMVQEVRLRTQLASGRLVFITPADTETPPAVTALRQALEAVAREPAQPTGRSPRR, via the coding sequence ATGAGCAAAGCCCCTTCCGCACCGGCATCGCCAAACCGCATCGACCGGCTGCGCATCCGGCACCTGCGGTTGCTGGACCTCGTCGCTCGCAGCGGCTCGCTGACCGCAGCGGGCGAAGCGCTGCACATCAGCCAGCCCGCCGTCACCAAGATGCTGCAGGAGCTGGAGCAGGCCTTCGGCTGCCGGCTGATCGAGCGCACCACGCGCGGCGGGCGCCTGACAACGGCGGGCGAACGCGCGCTGGAACGGCTGCGGGTGGTGCTGGGGGCGATCGATGCCGCCAGCGAGGCGCTGCAGGCCAGCCCGGAAGTGCCGCTGGTGCGGCTGGGCATGCTGCCGCTGGTGGGCGTCGAGGTGCTGCCGAAAGTGGTCGCGCTGCTGCGCAGCCACGGCACGCTGCCCCGGCTGGCCGTGCGCGAACATACCGTGGGCGGCCTGACCGCATTGCTCGGCGACGGTGAACTGGACTGCGTGATCGGGCGGCTGCAGAAGGAAGACGTCGACCAGCTCCAGGCGCAGTTGCACATCACGCCATTGCGGGACGAATACCTGGCAGTCGCCTGCGCACCCGACCACGTGCTGGCCCGGCGCCGCGATATTACGCTGGCCGACCTGCACGCCGGTCCATGGATCCTGCCACCGCGCGGCACCCACACCCGCGACGTATTCGAGCAACCCTTCCTGAATGCAGGGCAACTGCCGCCGACGCCGCATATCGAATCGGCCTCCTTCCACAGCAACCTGGCCATGACTGCCGCAGGCGGTTTTCTTACCGTGGCGCCAGCAAGCGCGCTTGCTCCCTATGTGGCGATGTCGATGGTGCAGGAAGTGCGGCTGCGCACGCAGCTCGCCTCTGGGCGGCTGGTTTTCATCACGCCAGCGGATACTGAGACGCCGCCCGCCGTTACGGCTCTACGGCAGGCCCTGGAAGCGGTGGCGCGCGAGCCCGCGCAACCGACGGGGCGCTCGCCGCGCCGCTGA
- a CDS encoding Bug family tripartite tricarboxylate transporter substrate binding protein, with product MQTNPGGRSPMRRLLLKSMLALPAAGALGLSGVSRAAQPYPSRPIRLVVPYAAGGGPDIQTRKLAEVLAKQLGQPVVVENKVGAGGILAAEFVAQQPADGYTLMLGASTHVTQKLLQPGAKFDPAAFTHIVRVGVSPAVLIVSAGSPYRTVADLVAAARRAPGALNFASGGIGSAAHVSGAAFAAAAGIDVVHVPYKGSVEIVPSLLKGDTQFGFPVATTALPQLGAGKVRALAVTSASRAAALPQVPTLDEALGRKDLDLDAWSGVWAPPNLPAPIVVRLHAAILKALDDPGLRRLYTEMGAVIAPTPTPEAFSRLVADESARMRRVIDKNRITIE from the coding sequence ATGCAAACCAATCCCGGCGGGCGCAGCCCCATGCGCCGCCTGCTGCTGAAGTCGATGCTGGCCCTGCCGGCCGCCGGCGCACTGGGCCTGTCCGGCGTAAGCCGCGCGGCACAGCCTTATCCAAGCCGGCCGATACGGCTGGTCGTGCCCTACGCGGCCGGCGGCGGGCCCGACATCCAGACCCGCAAGCTGGCCGAGGTGCTGGCGAAACAGCTCGGCCAGCCGGTCGTGGTCGAGAACAAGGTGGGGGCCGGCGGCATCCTGGCGGCCGAGTTCGTTGCGCAGCAGCCGGCCGATGGCTACACCCTGATGCTTGGCGCTTCCACCCACGTGACGCAGAAGCTGTTGCAGCCGGGCGCGAAATTCGATCCCGCGGCATTCACCCACATCGTTCGCGTCGGCGTCAGCCCGGCGGTGCTGATAGTCAGCGCCGGCTCGCCGTATCGGACCGTGGCCGATCTCGTTGCAGCGGCACGGCGGGCGCCGGGCGCGCTGAACTTCGCTTCCGGCGGGATCGGCTCGGCGGCGCATGTGTCGGGCGCGGCGTTCGCTGCGGCCGCGGGGATCGACGTGGTGCACGTGCCGTACAAGGGCTCGGTGGAAATCGTGCCGTCGCTGCTCAAGGGCGATACCCAGTTCGGCTTCCCCGTGGCGACGACGGCTCTGCCACAGCTCGGCGCTGGCAAGGTCCGCGCGCTGGCGGTGACGTCGGCCAGCCGCGCCGCCGCGCTGCCGCAGGTGCCGACGCTGGACGAAGCGCTCGGGCGCAAGGATCTCGACCTCGATGCGTGGAGCGGCGTGTGGGCGCCGCCCAACCTGCCGGCGCCGATCGTGGTTCGGTTGCATGCCGCGATCCTGAAGGCGCTGGACGATCCCGGCCTGCGCCGGCTCTACACCGAAATGGGCGCGGTGATCGCGCCGACGCCGACGCCCGAAGCATTTTCGAGGCTGGTCGCCGACGAGAGCGCGCGCATGCGCCGCGTCATCGACAAGAACCGCATCACCATCGAATAA